A stretch of DNA from Telopea speciosissima isolate NSW1024214 ecotype Mountain lineage chromosome 5, Tspe_v1, whole genome shotgun sequence:
TCATCTGAAACCAGACTACTCATGGCACATGTTCATTacatttctctttaatttttatatatacaGAGAGATATAGGTTTAGATTTACAGAAAAAACTTACAGTAGCGATTCTCGTTGATTTGCgagagacggagaagaagaagaagggagcaCCGGGGGCAGAGGCTCAACTCGAGGTATATGAATCAATATTCAAGAACTTCAATCGCCAACCGCCATTGAAATCATCTGGGAACAATCTGAACGGAGCCGGAGAAGAAGGGGGCTAGGCCGTTagggttccaacttccaacccCAGTGCtctttggtttggtattttgaaGGGCAAGGGTTAGGTGAAGAGTTTCAGTTGCTGGCCGCCACTGATATCATCAGTGAATGGCGAACGGAGCCGGAGAAGAAGGGGGTGGCCGCCACTAGGGTTCCACTGTGGCTGGAGAAGAAGTGAGAACCAGGGTTTTCAGTTCTCGAAGAGAAGGACGAGCGTTTGGATTTAGGTTTAATCACTAGGTTTCTGAAAGCCGGCAAGTTGAGCATAAGATCTCGAAGAACATCTACATCTTGTGTAAAacaaatcgaagagggaaattTTGGGAAGGCATTTTGATTGGTTGAACTTGTTTTAGTATAAATACGAAGGAGTGAGCATATGCATTCATGAAACAACTCTTTAAAGCTAGTGAGGATATCTTGGTGAAAAAGCCGCCAATTCAAGGGCTGGAAAGGAATCTAAAGCGCAAGTTTATAATAATACTGTGGAATTTATTTCCCCACCCCTGTATTGTTCAAATCCCATTCAATGTGCAACGAGGAATGATGGGGAATTGAATAAGAGATATGTGACAAATGGAATGGCTATGAGGTATTCGATGAAATGCCTTAATATTCTAAAATCAAGAATGCATTTAATCAAACATGTATACAaacaatggtttttttttcctttttttggttgaatataCAAACAATGTTTTCATTCTCACTTAAGAATGTATTCTGAGTATTGAAAatgggaatgcataccaaacatagccttagacTGCATTTGTAATgtattcttagaatgcattctaggtcgattttacATTTACAAAATAATACTTTGTTATCTCAAACGCAACTTTAGAGTTCTCGTATTTACAACCCCATTCTTGTATCTCTTGTTTCGTTTTTGTCATCTTAAAATAcaaaattgacttagaatgcaCACCAAATTCAATTTTAGAGTTctcgtattttttttttcttctataatAAGAGTTCTCATATTTACAACCCCATTCTTGTATCTCTTATTTCACGTATAGGTTTAAACATCTTGATTATGCATTTAGTGATCACGTATTTTCACTTGGAtattgagtatttttttaccaaaaaaaaatattgagtaTTCAATTAGACACATCATTACTCTGTCAACTAAAATTTCATTTACTATTACTAATTGTGGCATTTAACACAAGGGTACAATTTTTCAAAATGGCGGCCCAAATATCTGCCATAAACCCATATCCCTTGCATGTGAAATTTTAGCCAAAATGAAGTTCGTCCAGTGATaaaatagagctttgaaaatTCACGACTATAGAGTATATAGTAGTAGTTTGAGTACCATAAACATTGATGGATATACATGGGATTCATGTTGTAGAAACTGAAACCTATAATGATGTAAGAAATTACTCGAAATCGAAAACAAACAATCAAAAACTGTAAACAAACATTTACGTGGTTTGACAAGACTGCCTACgtatattaccaaaaaaataaaaaaataaaaaaagattgcCAATGTctacggtgagatgagatttgtttCACTATTAATGAATAATAGAGTTACAACCGCTCATCCTCATGCCTCTCTCAAATTACAAAGAATGAACCATCATTACAATTTTTTAGAGAAATTAACCTACATAGGCACACATTGCTGAAATACCCATGTAGCTGtaaaaaaatgtccttgggaCTGCTGCCCCTGAACCCTTGCATGGACCTTAGCTGAGTTTGTTGAGGCTCCACTAACAAAGATAACATGCAAGGTGAGCCAATTCCTCCAACCCTCGAGGCCTTAAGTCCTTAATGGAAGTGAAGTGGAGGGCACCACCACCAGGATGGTTCAAACTGAATGTTGATGGAGCCTCATTGGGGAACCCAGGTCCTCTGGGGCAAGGGGGATATTCAAGAATCACCTGGGTACAGTGATCAGTTGCTTTGCTACATATAAAGGAGTTGAAACAAACTTCAATGCAGAGATGGCAACTTTCTTTTTTGGAATCAAAGAAGTGCAAAGGTTAAAAATTGAGAAGCTATGGGTGGAATGTGACTCCGCAACTGTAGTCATTGCAATCTTCACGTCCAAGGTTCCATGGGCTTTTCTTCAAGCATGGTGGTGATGCCTTAGCACCACCAATGGTGAATTACTCACTGTTTCAGAGAAGGGAACTCGTCTACTGATGCCTTAGCAAAAAAGGCGGTTGTTTCAAAATTATCATGGAACCGGAGTTCTACACCAGGTTTCATTTCGCAATCAGTAGCATGGGAAGCAATGGGCCGGCCATTTTACAGATTTGAGTGATGCTTTGAGTGGTAGCCACTGGCTGCGCAACTATGTAATGTAACTCACTTTATTATTTTACTATCAAtacattgctgacctttagccaaaaaaaagcCGACAAACACAAGCAATAGAATACAAGTCGTTGTACCCCCAACACATGTTGCTATCGGTACATTGAATTAACTCTAAAGATTCACATATAgagcatggacatacatggagATGCAAGCCAATATATAGATTGAATAGGCTCTAAAGCTTAACATACGCCTAGTCCAGTTCATGTATCAAATATTTAGGATTGTTAGATCATCGTTCCACATAACACAATGAGGATGGATCACTTATCTAAGCGCGGACCACACAAAatgagttctttttcctttaacaAATAGATAACTACATCATTTGTTATGGGATATAGAGATTCCGGGCAAAACTTTCCAACATGAGTCactttgataagcttatcaatTTCCCAATTATCTACCATTTGACAGATAGGATGACACCAAAATATTTTGGGCATATAAACCCCATGTTCCCTTATTTACTTGTCAAATTTTCACCTAAGCAGAGTTTGCCAAGTCGGAAAATAAAACTTTGAATAATCAAGACAATTAGTACACAACAACGTTCATATGGTAGGTGTGCATAGACATACATTAGGGGTTATCTAATTGAATCCTGAAATTTGTCATATGGCTAATCTTGACCATTTCCTATCTATCTAACGGTTAAAATGGTCATATCATCTTATCCATGTGGCACAATGAGAGTGGGTCGTAAGAATGAATTTCtccaataaataaagggaaaattaacatttgggagagggatgggtatgctagcggtatactgtaagctagcaccctatgtgtctatctctctcttccgtCCTTTGAAATGATTCCCATacccctcaaagggaggaagagagagatagacacatagggtttTAGCTTACAGAATACCACTAGTATACTCATCCTTTTATGTTAACTTTTTTTACCATGTATTATCCTCGAGCACATAAACAGATGGATGAATGATAATCATCTAATCAATACAAGTGTAGAGGACATCCAATCTTCTCAGAATCTTTCACAACAATAGGCTCTGTATCCTATGGATTTTTACTAGGATCTAGAGACCATGGATTCCGAATACATATGGGAGTTTTAACCACACCTCTAAACAAGGGGGTTGGGGTTCTGCTCTATTTTTCAAACATCAATTCTATGCATTTTCAATGAATTTTTGATTGGTAGGGACAACACAAGAAACAGAGGTCAGAGGACTCAAAGAAGGGCTTGAAGGGGCACTTATATCGGAATGCAGAGAATTAACAATTTGGACGGACTATGAAGAACTTAAGAATTGGCTGACAAATGTGGACACCAATCCATAGCCTTGGGAACTTTTTCATCTACTTCGGGATATCAAaactattttcagttttttccGGTTTGTAATAATAATTAAGCAACCTAGACTTTTGATTCTACCTGCACATAAATTAGCATGGCAAGGTAGtgttgggtatattctataaccCTAAAATATGTCctaatataagtctacttgaataaggaatcagGATGCGATGGGCCCCACTGGATAgaacccatctaacctaaaaaccctagtcaaataatattttcttagtttatcaaaaaaaaaaaaaaaaaatttcgaacaaaaaaaagataagacaacaaatatttttcttatgtttacaaaaaaaaaaaatatataatatttttcttACAAAACACATAAACAATTATCTATAAAGGGTCTCCAACCCCTGCTGTTCATCACCTATCACTTGTAGTCTTCAAGACttttaaatccaaaaaataaaaaataaagaatatagTCATGCCTATAACTATTAAGGAAGATACAAATAAAGGATCAACAATACCTCTTATATATGTACATCTCATATAGCTCAAGGGTTGAAACTCATGACCTTTGGGGCAAACAACATCAACCTATACAGAGTGTTGGATAAGAACTTCCTTGCAAACAAATGGCAAATGGTTGTGTTCTTGCCGTTATATTCACATTCACTTCCACTCCTCAGCTTCTCCAAAAGCTCAATGGTCACATATGTTCTGTAATACTTGGTTGGGTGTGGACCTCCCCTTGACCAATCAACCCATGTCAAAGTCCTATTTGAATTCTTCTCTGGAAATCTTATGTTCACAAATGTTGGTAAGTAATGTTCATCTCCATAACATGAGCCCTTACATAATCTACCAAAAATTGGGAAATATTTATGGTCGGAAACAATCTCGATTGCAAGATCACGATCTATCTCGAACCATTGAGACCCTTTTCGCCATTGCCGGAGATCGATAAGTGGTTTCATACGGTGGTTATACCGGCCACGCCCAACAGCAGTTGGATCATCATAAACCTCCACAAAGGTCTTAGTAGATCCAATGAGGTAAGAGTGGATGGTAGAGAAGTTGAAGAGGGGAATACATGACTCTGATAGAAGAACAAATCTTTGGTTTGAGAAGTCAAGGAGTGCATTGGCCAGTAGGCGGCGTTCTGCTTCAATAAGGCTAAACTGTCCCCATTTCACCTCCTGCACCATAAGAAGATTAAACTGAGAAACTAAAATATAGTAGTTCTTAGAGTTTTCCTTGTTTTAATTGGACTCAAATATAGAAGTCCAAGTGTTATGAGTTGGGTTGTGCTGGAAATAATATACTGAGATTGTCAAAGTGGTCCATTATCTGGTATCATGGGCCAAGGCCCATTGAGACAATGTTTTTAGATAGTCTATTCAATATGGGTAAATGCTCATTAGGACCCAAAGCCCACCTCATAGGTGAAGCTTTAGCCCCAAACAAGAAGGGAAGTGCCTCAGACCTCAGAAATGAGTTCAAAGTTACCGAAATTACATAAAGCCCATAGATTCAATTATAATAAAATCTcgggagaaagaatgctgccCCTGCACCTTCACACAGGGACGCGGGAAATGACCGCCGCACCCCAGGTCATTTCCAGGGTTCAGgggggtgtggcggtcatttcatgcaccCTTGTGTCAGTGCACAGGGTCGGTTGCACTTCCCCTAAAATCATATTCTTATAACTTACCAACGTGTATATGTTTTTTAGGTCAAAATTGATTTATAAAATGGATGTAAGGTTTTCTATCACATAGACCCACCCACATCCTTCCCTCTGTGGCACATGGCAAgtggtgacaaaatcaaataTTGGATAGGAAAGTCATCCATTGGTTAGTCATTTTCATGTTTTCTAGTTCTATCTCACTATATGGTCCTCCATATTAGGATATTTATCTTAGTATTTTTAATGGTTGAAATGTAACAATCGCAAAATTAATTATTACCAAGTTGAAATATCAACTGGTTTTTATATTTTCCATGTGTCTAAGCGGGAGAAGTGGATTGAACTGAAACTTTCTAAATTAATAAATGATGATGTGGACAATATGTCTACCGAATTTAAATGTCATATGAATAAATTTTTTCCTTGCAAGAATTGTATATATGCATGAATCTCTAATTAAAGGTATAAAAAGCGATCAATAGTTTAGGCTTATGGcatacaatttttatttttttattttttgttattaagAATAGAAAGAGGACAAAAAGATTCTTGATTCGGCCAATCATGATTCTTTCTTGGTTGgcatatttacttttattatgTAGAAGGATTATGTGGCAAAAATAGACTTGTCAACTAAGGATTCCTTTGTAGTTGGTTCAACCAGTACCCTTATTCCccttaataattaaaaaacagaGCATCTTATTGTCACAAAAAATGGTAAAGTACCAAGTTGTAACCATCTTTTGATTCCCCTTGGTTTATTCCTAGGAGTTTCTTTGACAGAATAAGGGTTTTccaaataatttaaaagtgatttttattatattattattaaagcTTCACATTTTTTCGAGTGCTcttgttgaaaaaaaattatgttataaatagaaaaattaagaTTACAATATATATGTTTTGTGAGAAAGAACACCACCCGATCACGTCGGACACATTGTCCCTACGTCCTAACACAGGGGCGTGCAAAATAACCGCCTCATCGTTGGTCATTTTTAGAGATCATTTTATATGCCCCTATGTCAAGGCGTAGGGGCGACGTGCGCTGCACGACTAGGTGGTGCTTTTCTTTCTCATatgtttttcatctttttttttttggtttctatttAATGTTTGACTCTCCCAATATAAGGATATTAAACAGATTCTCAAATAAGCACCAATGCCTCTAGTCTCACATCAGCTAAACACACGGAGAAATGTTAAACAATTATTGAGTTAAATTACTGTGTCAGGTATCCTAGATAACACCCTTTATTAAAAGTTGTTTGTTGAAGTTTCCAAGTCAATTAGAAACAACTAAAGTATACATTAAACAAAGTGTGAAGCCTAATGTCGGTGTGAGACTTTAAGTGCTTTTCTGTCTTGGTTTGGAGGTTAGAAATAGTTTTCTTTATTTAACTTCCAAACCTGCAATTAATAGATTCTCCTTAGAACATCTATACTCGTgcttaatttctgttttttatttttgttttctctaccGACAAGATTCATGTATCCTTCTTAACTTAAAAAGGTAAAAGAGAAAAACTAAAGTGAAAGACAGAACCAACCATAAAAGATGAATAGAGTtcagaaagaaaggaaggaattTTTCTGTAAAGGAAggttaagaaaaaggaaatgaggagataaaaaataaaatggtgtTTCCTATCCAAGTTTGAGGAGTAGAATCAAAGCAAGACTCAGATATAATTTTTCTGTGGTTGGAATGACTTGTTTACATTGGTTATTCCATTGTACCCATTTTCTGagccaaaaaccccaaaaggtAAAAACTAAGAACACCAAGACCTTAGTCTTCAATTGAGGTAAGAACTAAGAACAGCAAGagcttaatatggtatcagagcgggaatGTTGGGTCTTTGTCGATGATGGGTCCTGCTCCACCCACGAAGACAGAGCCTAGAAGAGGTCTGCACGCACAGAGGAGTATTGAGGTACTAATCTCACATTGTCTGTGGGTGCTCCAactatcaagtataagagcCACAAGAGGCCACCCCACTTTGACCCATATTAAGGTGGAAGCTTAATACATGCAATAAATAGGATCAAAATGGGAGTTTTTAATTTAATGAGTTAGCATGAATTGCCTCAAAATTAATAGAACTACCTTCATTTTAGCTAAATGGGTTTCAAGAATGGAAGTTAAAGAAAGTAAAAGTAACAGATAAAACTGACCTTACTGGGTATTCTTCGACCATGAAACACAGACCCTTTTGGTTCTACAGATCCATTGTAGGATGGATTGGAGTGCACATAAATCGAGTACAACCCTTCATGTCCTTTGAAGAATTTCTCCCAAAGAGGAGCTAATGGCAATGACCCTCTTGTTAAGAACATGAAAGCAACCTTTGGGGCTTGTTTGTTTGGGAACTTTTGGATCCTTGGGACCATTGAAGCTTTCCATAGCAACTCCCTATCGCTCATCTCATGCATAGCCTTAGGTAATTTCAAGTGATCTTTCATTCCACCTTGCTGAACCTTGGTGTCATTTCTTTCTAGAGATAGTGCCATCAATACTGGTTTCTGTGCTTGTGGTGGAGTCACCAGAGGTGGAAGACTTGTCGATTGCAGCGACGGCGGTGGAAGAGTTGTTGATGCTGGCAGCAGCTGTGGCTGTGCCGCCGGTGGCGGTAGTGGTGGAGAGACAGAGAATTGGGTGACATTAAAAAGGAGAGATTTGTTATAGATGAGAGAGCAACTGGCTATGGCTCCAAGGGCTAAACCAAAGCCAAGTAATAGGAAATAAGAGAGAAAGTTTAGGAGACGCAAGTGATCCTTGAAGAGCTTCAAGATGGAGGTTGGTTGTTTGTGCTCTTGCTGCTTCATTGTTTTTTGCTTATGAGAACAGAGAGAAGGTGAGTGATTGTAAGAACATGAAGCATTCAAAGAGGGCTAGTTGTTTGGAATGTTAATAGAACAGAAGCAAGAATGGAACCATCTGGCAATGTCAGAGAAAGGGGATTTCATAGGCTACAAGGAAACTTGAAGTTCCCTTAACACTTTCTTGAGAAGTGTCATCCAATACATAGaacccaataaataaataaagggaaaagtaATTTTAATCGGTGTTGTGCCTCGGCGTATACTTGTGTCCATATTTGACTCTCCTCTAGCCGTGGCGGGAGATGAAAGATCCAACTGACCAAAAATAAGCATGTTTGAATCATTTCACAGGCAGACCccctataaaatgaccaaaacccccaTGTTTTTTTtggactggatcctccagctctgGACACagttggaggagagccagatgcACCTCTAGTCTTTTTCACCTTTTCAAGGGCTGCACCGGTCTTTTTGCGTAGCGTTGTGTCTGGGCTCAGGTATACGCCGTCTCAGCGACAGATTAGcttttcttttcccataaataaataaaaaataattaatagaaTAAGCactttttcccctctttctccGTGGATGAACACATGGAGAAGTAGTTAGTTGACGAAGTCCTAATAAAGaagcataaaaaggaaaagcccAATTAAGGTTAAGCTTCAATGACCAAACTTGGGTTTGACTGCCGCGTGTCCTCCTCCCTAAAGTACCAACAAGAAGTCTTCGTCTAGAAGATGACCATTCTGTTAATCATAAATGTAATTAGTTTACCTTaattaaaatatagaaatgatcaaattgtgttCATAACTATGATAAATGTAATTaatcatttctttttttattggtaaTCTGTAATTAATTAACTCGAAGATAGTGACGCATGTGATGTGAACTTGTGAAGTAATCTCCAAGAATATTGTTAAAATGTCACGGCGGCCCACAAATTCGAAAATATGAAGCGTGTTAGACTAAAAAGTGGATTGACAATGTTGACCATATCACCAATCAAGTTCCAGGGATCAGGGTTCTAGTAATCGAAATCTGGGTCTAGGTCAAATTTGGTATGATACCAAattcaattttgaattgatttcGTGAGATAGTCAATAAATAGAATTTTGATCAACCTGAAATATTTTAAGAGTAAAAAGTCCTTTTGATTCTtcattttttgagaaaattgggagagggtggtggtggtagtgatggtgatggtagcAGTGgcgggtggtggtggtgagactaTCTGGAGAAGAAGGAATGTGGTCTAATCATTTTAATAtgaaattactgttttgcccatcaaaataatcatatgttcattaaagagcaagagtgaaatcaattttaatatcaaatttgaaacaACTCAATAATTTCAAATTTTCTGTTTCACTAAagtaaggtgcaaaaatcaaaacaaacaatTTTTTCGAAATAAAATTCACttcttgaaattgaaatagaaatcataccaaactaGGCCTAAATCCACCTCAGCTGATTATGATTTCGATTCCATTTCAGATCTCTTTATTTGTTGTGAATCAGATTGATTTCTTGCTTTCAATCCACTTTTCAGTATCAGCCAAAGAATTGATTAGGCGTTCAATCGGGCCATGTTGAgctatattttttaaaatcccaatCCAACCCTAGGTCCCTTTAACTCAACCCGAGGTTGGGTTAGAATGTAGCAGCTCAGGCCTGGCCCTACCCAACCCGGCTCTacttgatctttttttttttgttgttgtcatTTTAGGGCTAGGCAAGGAGGAGCTAgccatttttgtttcttttcctaCCATAATGCGATATTATTATGtctaattttatattttatattttatatatacaaAATTAGGGCAAGTCGGGCTCAACacgaggcctcaacccaggcTCAGCCAGCCCCTACCCTCGATCTTGGAAATCCAACCCTAGCCTAGCCTGCGGGTTGAAAAGCCCATCCCACGACATTTattataaaaaagggaaaaagagcacTGCCTGGTCGCAAAGCCCCTGCACCTAGAAATAGGTGGGCGAAAAATTATCACCCTGccccttgtgaaataaaaaatctcatccatgttgatgcccttatGCACACTCTCATTGCCCCCCACTAGTGTAGGGGCTGCATGACCAGACCACAATCTCTTGCCccaaaaaattctaaaaatacCTCAAGATTCGCTCCCTTCCcattgactctctctctctctctctctctctctctctctctctctccattctctCCCCTTTTTGGGCTCTGGCTCTGgatccccctctccctctccgaCTTTCCCTCCTCCCTCTCTAGCTCCCTGATGAAGTTATAATATCGCTAGTCATTAATTTCCAATGGCTATATTTCCAACCCTTATATTTCAATCACTCTTTTCCAATGGCTAGGTCCCCTTCTCctatatatatttgtattgtGAAgtacagaaaagaaagaagaggaatttAAATCCAATGTAATCTCTTGTGATGAGGGAGTCTCACTCTTGGGTAGAGTAAGTCCCCATATGAAATTGAGGTCCTTTTGTAGTTGAGTGAGAACTCAATTGACCTCAAAACTAAGTGGTTCACTTTgacttttgttattttataattgatTTCTTATATATGATaataatgtatatatttttaaattgcATCAGTCCCCTTCTCCTCCTGCTTTGGctttccctccctctccctctcccagcTTTTCTTATCTACTTTTGTAATGCGTGAGAAGATACCAAGTAGCCATCATGCATTTGATGGAATCATAAACTAATGAAGGGACTCTTTGGAAATTCAAAGCAATTTTGAACTTCGTACAATGGATGGAAGAGGAGTCTTTTTCACTGTGAGTGAAGAGAAATTTTATccataaaaaaatcagaatccaaAGAAtgaagtaaaggaaaaaaaatatgagaaaatgttTTCTGCATTGCCCAGACACATAGGGTGggacaaaatgaccgcccccccccccccggcgccAATGACTGAATGACTGAATGACTGGTGCATCTCGCCCTATGTATCTGGGGCACAACCTATGCTCTCGTGCGCTCTTGGGCAGAGAACAtcgcccaaaaaaatatataagtaataaattgataattttcgTGTTGAATTTGTTGAGGGGGATGTCTAGCTGACCAAAATTAACATCTTGTTGGTGCAAATGTGGTTTTGATTGATCATTGACAAAGATAGTCATGTGGATTGATGATTTCGAATACTAACAGTTAGGTATAATTGGGACCCATAGGTGGTTTGTTAAGCTAGATGGTCTACTATGTATAGTTTTTTTTCCATTGGTTTTccagggttttttttattttgttttttttttattttatttatttcatttcttagATTTTTCATGTGAATCTCAAGTGGGTAAAGTTTGACTTAAGAATAGATGAGCATGTCCATCAACCGTGGATCCCAACTGAGTTCATATTGGGTGCAATGGAGagaattacattttttttaatccaatttttaattttctttactACGGATGATAGTATATGTTCCTGTTTCTTGGCAAAATTATGGTTTAACAAAGAAAAGGGTCACTATTGCATTTCTACAGCCTTCATTTTTGGAACAATCAAATCTAGATTTCTCCACTGCTTAAATTTGCCATGGAGTATGAGAACCATTCCTTATCAATCTCTTtataggtttcatcaaaatctgatCCCTAGTCACCCTTGAACATGAAATAGGATCCACACCAACATATCTTGaacttaaaaaatttaataaaaggGAGTATCTTAATAACACCCTCTATTGGTGTGTTTAGAATTTGACACCTGTATTTaattgtctatttttttttattctcaaaagtatTTAATGTATAAATGATTTTTCTAAATAAATCCATCCAATTAGgtcaaaaatattaatttttcaaCTCATTTTCCAAAAGTCATAACTTTTCGTTAGGGTGGAGTTGCGGGACCCACAATACCTTTTCAAAAAGGACAACCCGTGCTCTACGGACTTTttaataatttcattttttggattGAGGTTTCAGATTCAAATTCGCACGTTTAAGGGATGTACGCAGCTTCCAAAGATTTGTTGCGATTTCAAGCTATCAGtttcctgttttatttttttaatattatattatttcaaGTTTTATATAGGTTtattttccctttgtaatcCAACCTCCTTATATAAGGGTAGTTTTAGACAAAAGATAGACATCTTAAAAAGTTTATAACCTAATTGTTTTATGGGGAAAGTTTttatacacggctgtgtaagccgtatatgtgagagggtctctcacaaagagttggaaaagtcataagtccccacccattaattaatgccttgaaactctcaccctctcacatacacggtttacacgaccgtgtatgaaaactttctccttgttttattttgctcttctttctcgatgaaattagggttttctttaccTTGAGGATTCAAGGTTCGAGAGATCTAACCCCCAAACTTCCTATTGCCTCAACATTTAATGTAGTTGTTTTAATGAAGGTAAAATATCATTTTTCATAGGAAGTGCACTAAATGGTGCATTGAGTGACTTTCAACTTTTTGCAAAACCCCCTTTTTTATtccattaaataattttttaggatAGACCAAGGGACAACAAAGTAAGGTTAAGCATCTATCTTAGTCCTTTCTTCTTAAttaggagaagagaaaaaagaagagccATGTAAATTCCCCAAACTTAGATGTTTCCAATCATATCAAGGCCATTTGTTAGGTAATAATCTCCGCATGAAATACAAGAGATCATctcctaacttttttttttctatggcATCAATGTGAA
This window harbors:
- the LOC122661232 gene encoding glycosyltransferase BC10-like, whose amino-acid sequence is MALSLERNDTKVQQGGMKDHLKLPKAMHEMSDRELLWKASMVPRIQKFPNKQAPKVAFMFLTRGSLPLAPLWEKFFKGHEGLYSIYVHSNPSYNGSVEPKGSVFHGRRIPSKEVKWGQFSLIEAERRLLANALLDFSNQRFVLLSESCIPLFNFSTIHSYLIGSTKTFVEVYDDPTAVGRGRYNHRMKPLIDLRQWRKGSQWFEIDRDLAIEIVSDHKYFPIFGRLCKGSCYGDEHYLPTFVNIRFPEKNSNRTLTWVDWSRGGPHPTKYYRTYVTIELLEKLRSGSECEYNGKNTTICHLFARKFLSNTLYRLMLFAPKVMSFNP